Genomic DNA from Maylandia zebra isolate NMK-2024a linkage group LG17, Mzebra_GT3a, whole genome shotgun sequence:
aaggaggaggatgaggaggaggtgaaGGACTGCAGTCTCTCTAGTAAGCCAGCAAGAGcccaaattaaaaattaaaaagccaAAGCAAGTCCAGGACACCTGCACCGACTCGCACACTTCTGTCAAACTCCAAAACAAAGTTCTGCTGTCCCCAGGGTTGGCATGTGGAGCTCAGTGACCATGGACCCAATACTTCTGTATAAATGGAAGAGAGTATGACAAAACTTGGTGTTCGCTTGAtgaatttgttgttttgttttctatgtAAATGTGTGCCTGCTTTTCCATGctttctttctgtgtctgtACTATGATGATAAATGTGTGCTGGCAGTACAGAGGCACTGTACTGTATTGCATTAAATAAATATACCACTTTTGTAAAGTGTGATTACTTTCAAGTTACTTTCCTTTCAATGCGTTTTTTAAAATGGGCTTGTCTCAGTCCATTACTTCGACATTTAGCGTTGCTGTGAGGACATATGCTTTACAGATGGGGAAACTGCTCATTTACCACAAACATGACTCtatttctttaatattttaaatcttttaacaAGCCTCCTCTCAGCCTAATGCCAAGATTGTCTTTTGCCTGCTGCATTTATGCTGCAATTATAGACCAATGCTGCTGATTTTCAAcaatttaccattttattaTATATGAGTCAAGTGAGTCAAAATCAAACATAATTTTAGAGTTTTCTCATATATGATGGCATAATTTGCTTGATATAAATCATATCATTATATGTATTGAGATGCACATTGGAAAAAATATTCCAAAATGAGATCACGACCAAGCATCAGATGACTGTGTCTGtaaaaataatgtgtttttctgtagAGCTGGTTGTAGAACAGAGACAAGCTGGTATCACATAGTTCCTGCAGATttttcagctgcacatccaggATAAAATCCTTTCAAAAACAATATAATTCAACATTCAGTATTCATTTCCAAGGGATCAGCTTATAGATATATTACACAGATTACGGTGAGTGTACATGTTTTCAATatacaaacattaaaaatgtttcagtcCTTTACAAAAATGCAGACAAACTACTCACTCGTCAGAACTTCATCTTTTAGGTCATGCACTCAGCAGGTCATTGCCATCACTGCTCAAATCTAAAGCCCTGGTTGATCTCTCATCCTGCTCTCTTTCCCCCATTCTTTCTTTGACCACcactttttactttggcttcCTAAACATAATTTATATTGCCACTCCATCACTGCACTAATTTACAAGACACTTGCCAACAAACAAATTGTTGCACAGCTGAGGCTCAGACACTTTTTCCACAAGACGTAAAGTAAAAGTAATCTACTTCCTAGCAATCATAACTTTTTTCCAAATGCCCTTATTTTTAATCGATTGAGTGTCAACTGATTGAATGAATATTTGCAACTTAAATTCACTTTATACGGAAAATGtgtactgtataaataaagttaggCTTTGGATCACAAGGTAGACCCAGTTAACCTGGAATCTGTCCAACTTTAACAACAGTAGTGTATGCATGCTTTATAACAGAGGGGCTAATTAAACTGTGATGTTAACTATTGTtattcctgccccaagtggaggagttcaagtatctcggggtcttgttcgcgagtgatgggagaagggagccggagattgacagacggattggggctgcagctgctgtaatgcggacgctgcaccggtccgtcgtggtgaagagggagctgagtgtaaaagcgaagctctcaatttaccggtcgatctacgtccctaccctcacctatggccacgagctgtgggtagtgaccgaaagaacgagatcgcggatacaagcggcggaaatgagcttcctccgaagggtggctggcctctcccttagagatagggtgagaagttcggccatccgggaggggctcagagtagagccgctgctgctccacatcgaaaggagtcagctgaggtggttcgggcatctgacaaggatgccccctgggcgcctcctgggtgaggtgttccaggcatgtcccaccgggaggaggccccggggaagacccaggacacgctggagagattatatctctcggctggcctgggaacgccttggtattcccccggataagctggaggaggtggctggggagagggaggtctgggcctctttgcttaggctgctgcccccgcgacccggcctcggataagcggttgaagatggatggatggatggatgttaacTATTGTTAGGAGATGGTTGATAAATGCATGAAGTTTAGTTTTCAGGTAGGCTGTTGCATTTAAATGATTCACAGCTCTTAGTAAGTGGCCCAacgtgtgccaagaaaatattcccTCCATCACTCTGCCACCAGCCTCAACTGTTGATACATGGCAGGATGGATGAGGAGGAACTCCTGAGGAGAATGTAAGCCACACCTCTACCCTCTTTTTCCCTCTAACCTTTTAGATGTGTTTTAATGTCAACTTCACAATGAACAGACTCCCACACACTGTGAACCTTAATTACATTTCATTACTAAACATCCTTTGTGCAAAATAGGTATTTAAGTGAATAATTGCCTCATAATTGTCTAGTATCAAAACATATACAAAAGAGATTTGCTAAACAGATGCTGTGCTGTGAGTCTGTTTCCATTGCTGGGCCTGTTTATTCCTCTGCTATGCATCTGTTTTCTGTAATAGATGTAAAAGGCATCTCCAGCACCACATTTTGTCGTTCAAACTGGGAAGACTGTACTTGTGAACTGGGGCTATAtaaattgaaatgaaatgaactgAAAGCACACAATTTCGGCATGTTGGGTCTAAATTAATACATGGATTAATAACTTGATTTTATTGTCCAGCAGCTTACAATAAAATGGTAAagggcctgtatttgtatagcgctttacttagtccctaaggaccccaaagcgctttacactacattcagtcattcacacacttccccagggcggctgtggctataataacgcactgacagaggcaaggctgccagacactggcgctaccaggccctctgaccaccaccagtaggcaacgggtgaagtgtgaAGTggcttgcccaaggacacaacgactgagactgccGGAGCCGGGGCTCAGATTTTAAGGGAATTCTTACTGATTCAGAGGTTTTTGTGTCAGTCTCACATTGTAATCAGCTGTAAATGACTGGTGACATTTTTATATTGACATAAACAATGATGTTGGTGTTTCAAACCTGTCAGTGTTAGCAGACATATTACAAGACTTCATAAAATATGATACAAAAGCATGATTACAAATACAATAAATGCTTCTGGATGGCAAATGCTCTGTTCAGTACACACGTTTTACTTTGAACACATAGGTATGCAGCATGCACACAACATGCATTCATCCTTTTTGGTTGAGTCCATGGTGATGGCCTGTGTCTTTCCGAGTTCTCCTCAAACACTTTGGCTTCCCTCTACAATGTTAGGCCTCTTATTAACCTTTGTCATGTCATGCACACATTGCTCAAGAGCTGTTGCCATATTGGATGTGATAACCTGTAGCGATCACATCCAATAACTCATGTGTTGTTTACATACAAATGATCACTGCTTTTTTttcactgctgtgctgctgGTTGCAGCAATCACCAGGGATAGAGAATCTTTTTTGTTGCCTTTCAGGTGATTTGGATAGAAGAGGAGCATCACATAAATGGTACTATCAGTTCTAAATTATTTGAAATCCAAGTATCTGTTTCAAACAATATTTGACTGTGAGGCTTGGTTACCGGTTGTTGCTGGTTCTCACTGGTTGTCACTAGTTGTTACCGCTTGCTGCTGGTGCAGCAGCACTGACAGCTAACATGGCGGTTAAATCGACACATTTTGCTGCACccatttttagttttaattgttttatgtcaGCTTTTCAGCTCCACCTTCTCCACTTCTTCCACACTAAACTTTTTCTACAAGCTGCGTGAGCGCACACCAAAGGTAGGGGAGGTGCTCAGGTTCACTGTCATTGATCATAATCGATCGATAGTGAAAAGTCCCCGCTCAATGCTCAGCTCAAATGCACAAATATATACAATTATGAGATATTCatgaagtatttttattttattttgccattTATATATGTTGGCACTAACAGTGCTCAAGACAATACTTATatactgtcaatatgtgacatattgaaatcgcgtttgaatttgcgcttgttttttgctttcactttgcaatcgcacgaactgtgtatagagagcgacagcactgattggtgagtgatgataatttgtgcaccaattcctctgacatcgtcttatcaatcgttagcttactatgcaaacatgacaagtgaaatctcctgcagcttaaacatgtgagaggttgatcgcgcagagaatcgctgagcgttatgtgagtgcgtgtgtaaaagcagcaggatatatattttagttctgctgagccaaataagacaggtcagggtgaagaagtgacagccaaagaaaagcttaccacaaaacggagaagttatgacaaatcagactataaggcaaaaagaaagtgcagctttatggtttcatggacaaaagaatttctgtggctgcgatatgatgagctaaataaccagggctgcacataagtggtccgcaggtgcgcattcgctgtcaaaataaaaaacacgcacaagggttagggttaaatttaaaaactgtacttttgagttaaaatatatatttataattttaataaatgacaaattaaaaaggcatgaacattttttttgtatcgaaaaaatatcgaaccgtgacaccaaagtatcgaaccgaaccgtgaattttgtgtattgttgcacccctaatatatatatatatatgtgtgtatttttaacaAGAACTTTATTGAACAATCagtgagtatacaacatacaaacagatgaggTATACAAGTGGAACATAAATATGAACAACCAgcggttaaagaaaaaaagaaaaaaaaccccacaccgATAGAGTTGGGAAGCAGGTACCATGCTTGTTACATCAGCTAACAATACTAACTTCCACAACACTCACCAAGACAGTCGGAGGTTAGGTAAAACAGAGCAAATAAATTATTGAGAAATTATAAGAAAATACATTAGgcaggaaaggaaaaagaataaCTGTGGAAGTTCAAATTCACTGGGCTACACGTGCTTTCTTTCTATAGCCTTTGAACCTTGAAAAATATAACCTCATCACAGTAACGCATAATTTTATTATGCATTACATCCAATACTGCTCATACATTTAGTGAGTAACTAGTCACAATAATGCGCACAGATACGATTTATAGATCAGTCAACACATTCCAGCACCTTTaggcaactgtttttgtgatttggtgctgtaaataaaactgaaatcaagTGAATTTTGACTTAACCTGTGCTGCTAGCTTTTAGCCTGCAAAGCTATCCATTAGCCTTCACTACTGCCTTACAAGTAAATGCTGCCCAAAGAGAGTCCTTCTTGTTGGTATAATAGCTACAATATTATCTATAATATCCATTGCTTGTTCCTAACTAGTTTTATGGCCTTTGTTGTAGAAGCACAGTTCCCACCTTGAAGCAGCCCTCTATAAACATGCATTTATGCAGCTGCGCTACAGTTTTTGCAATATTGCACCCCTAAATAAATCTTTACAGAACTTTGCCTTCACCAGAAACTACTGCCTAGCCCAGGCTGATGTTCTGTAGCTATGGAAACCAAGAATTCCAAAATCTTGTGATGTCATCACCTCGTTGTTATAAGACATTGTTATAAGACACTAAAGATCATAGTTCTCACACACAGCTCATTGCATCTTTGCAGAGTGAAGAGTGAAATCCTGAAACTAAATTAACCTAAATGAATCACACAATGTCAAAGTCTTGGCCAACTTATACTGCACCACGTCCTGTGGATCTGAATAACCCTCTAGGTAAGTCAAATGGGATTCATATGGTAATTATGCATGCTTCTGGGTTTTTATTTGAGGCAACTGAATTTGACTTAAACAAAATCATCTTTTGTTGATTTCAGGACACCAAACAGAGCCTTGCATCTCCACACTGGTGAAGATGACTCCAGATGGAAGAATAGAGGGAAGAAAGAGAAGGGACTTACCTGAAAGACTGGACAAATCccccaaaaaaagcaaaagcagtgGAGGTCCAAAACCGGGTCCCAGCCACTTTGTTTCTGGGGAATCCAGTTTGAAATGTAAGTGATAAGACCTGTTTTAGCTGTGACATTATCTTGGCtatgtagtttattttgtgactttAACTGTGTACTTAACGGTCTTTAACTTTGTAGTTGGTTCATTTAGCCTTCTTTGTGTTGATTTTCAGTGTGCAGTTATTGCTTTAATGCACGATTGCCAGACCTTAGAAAGTCAGTAGAAAGCAGTTGACACAGAGTTGGACTGAAAATGCTTAAAGTCAAACTACTTTTTCCATTTTAGTTGGCCTTCTCATAGTGCCTTCAAGCGACTCTAGTATAATTAAGAGGAGCAACAAACGGAAGAGCACTAGTGACGAATCTGAGGGACCATCCAGCAAAAAAAGCAGGACAACGAGCCCAGAGGAGAGTCCCACCCAGGAACCCTCTGAAACATGTGACTCACCGAGGATATCCGGCACTGACAGAAAAGGTAAGATAATGGCAATATTTCTGAGCTGGATCACAAGATCCTTTAGAATTTGTCCTGGGGTTTGAGATTGGGTTTGATTCCTGTGGGACCAATCGACAATAAGAGACACTCTGGGCAGTAATGACGTTACCTACCTACTAATCTGCTAAAATGTAGCTGCTATTTACCAATTAATAGAAATGTTATAGCAAAGCTCTATAGGACTGTGCCAGCTGTTTTCTGTGTAACAAGTCATAACCTGTATGTTTTTCCTGTGTGTCTGCAGAAGACTTCCTGGAAAAATATCAAGAGCTGGAGGTGCTGGGTCATGGAGGCTTTGCCACCGTGTTTTCTGGAATACGCATAAAAGACAGTTTTCCAGTATGGCTTCTTACATTTGCATTTCACAGATCTTCAGTTTATTCCTGTTTGTACTTCTCTAACCCAGAAAATGTCTTTAATGCAGGTGGCAATCAAACATGTTCAACAGCGCAGACTTGCGCGCACAACAATGGTAAGCGTCTTTTCTTATTCCAGCAggtatttatattatttcagGCCTTCTCAGGCATCAAGCATAAGGCACATATTTCCTCCGTGCATGAACCAGACTGGTCTCACAGTTGTGTGTGAAATCGTCAGGAAATATGGTCGAATTCTATGAACAGTGGGTCACCTTATTGTTTAAACTGACATGTTTCAGTGGAAAGAATGCTTTTTAAAGATCAGGTCATTTTGTGACTATTTCAAAACTGTCTGTACGCTGATAGCTACTTTTGTTGAAATTCTGAATACTGACCTGAAGTAACTTTCCTTCTGAAGGATTGGAATGGGAAAAGTACTGATGTTCCCCTGGAGGTGGCGCTACTGATACAAGTTGGGGCTGGACCACACGATACGGAAAGCAGTATAACCCCACTTCTACTTGACTGGTTTGATCTGGAAGATGAGCTTATTATGGTTTTTGAGAAACCAGAAAATTGCATGGACTTAGACAATTACCTCAAAACTACAGATAAACCTCTGTCAGAGACACATGTTAAGGTAAGTGACGAGCATTTGGAGCTTACAGCAGTTTTTCATAGAGAATGTCCTGTGCTCCAAATATGGCTTCCTTTCTTTTAGGTCATAATGAAGCAACTAGTTGACGCAGCCATTACGATGGATAACAAGGGGGTTTTCCACCGAGATATTAAACCACACAACATTCTAATTGAAACATCTTCGGAGGAACCCCGAGTGCGATACATCGATTTTGGCTGTGGAGTCACGTTTACTCCGGGACAAAGGTTCAGGAGGAACGCAGGTATGTTTTCAGCCACAGCGTTGTGCTGTCATGAACTGTCTCCACATCATGTTCCCTCCCCATTAATTCTTCTTATCTTTGTGTTTTAGGAACCAGGATCTACAATAGTCCAGAGTGGTTCATGTACGGCTTCTGCTCTGCAGAATATACTACAGCCTGGCAGCTGGGTGTTGTGATGTACCAGCTGTTACACAACAAGTTACCATTTGACTGCGACTACAAGATCATCAACCAAAACCCACCGATTTTAGCTGACATTTCAAACAGTAAGATTTCTGCCAAAAGGGCTGTTGATATAAGAAAGGTGAAATAACTTTGTGGATAACTTTAACAAGAGTATTTCATTTCTGTAAAGAATGCAGGGATTTTTTGACGGGGTGTCTGAGGAAGCACTACAAGGACCGCTTCACCCTGGAGGATCTTCGGAATCACATGTGGCTCAAATGATTTCTGCGCACCATGAACTAAAAGGTTATGGAGCAAAAGCTCCAACACATCACAAGTCATCAACAAGTCACTTTTCAAATTTAGTAGCAATGTTGCAGTTGCTGTCACGTGGCtcttttttggtgttttcttttccaatCCAGCAGCAAGCAGTCTGAGAcctccatctgaccttcatctaaATATAGTGTCAAGCGGCGGCTGTGTGAAggcaagagaggacccaaatACACAGCTCTAGACACACGGTGATGACCTCAAAGGCAGGTCTTTATTAACAGGAACATAAGAAGCCATACAATAACTAACCTGGGAGCAACTAAAGCTGAGGCGCTGGGAAGACACGGTAAATGCACACAACCTAGAGGGACGACgcaacacagaacaaagggacactctgacataaatacacagaaggtaatgagggaagtgggaacacacggggaacacagctgaagacaATTAGCGAGCAGGGAGGACAcgaaactgaaaatactgacaccaagatgtggaccttaaacacaacacagtacacagagatgagcacagagagagagaggcagagaagaaggATGAATATGGGGGGATGAggagaacacagaacacaaaggATGGGAACACGgtaccagaacaaacaccacaataaaaacatggacacaGGGGGAATCCAAATACCAAACCAACCAATCCAATGGacataaggaacaaaatacaaaactacaggaaaactaagaacactgggtcaaaatgacccaggaccatgacatataGGCTTTTGTAGGCTTGCTTTATGAAAAATGTCATTGATGAAAATGTAGtgtatatctgttattaacctctgtctctcttccacagcatgtctttatcctgtcttccttctctcaccccaaccggtcgcagcagatggccgcccctccctgagcctggttctgccggaggtttcttcctgttaaaagggagtttttccttcccactgtcgccaaagtgcttgctcaaagggggtcatatgattgttgggtttttctctgtatctatgaagtgccttgaggcgacttttgttttgatttagattagattagattagattagatagaactttattaatccctcgggtgggttcctctgggaaattcgatttccaaaaaagcacagtaccgacagaagttacagagttacagaatattatatatatatatatatatacacacacacacacacacacatatatataaatacagagacaatataaataaaatatacgaaggggataaagtgaattgcacatttcaagtattgaggtctgatttggcgctatataaataaaattgaattgaattgaattgaggccatgatgcattttattgtaGCTCATCATCATCCGACCCTGCCCTGAAAATAGCTGAAGAAATGTTGGCATACCGAAAGGTTTGCTTTGGGGGTATACTATTTGGTGCCATTTTAAGTTaacaactattaaaaaaaaaaaagagtcatattttgtgtgattttttcaTTACTGTTGTTGTCCCAAGAAGCAAGATGGCGCCTGTGTTTGGCTGTGCCGCTGCCTCCGTCCGTGTGTTTGTTTACTTCATATGTTATGCAAGTGTTCTTGCTACAGTTTTGTCCGATGTCATCTCCCTTCGGATTTATGATCGCCATGCGTTACTGGCGATCAAATCTGCTATGGATAACTTTCAGAGTCAACGATACGACGTTGTTTTCCCACCACCGCTTGAGCGCGACGCAGCACCCGGTTCACCTCCACTCTTGCCGGTTAGCTCAATTTTGCTTCAGAGGCCTCGTCGGAGGAAGCGGGGGAAGAGAGCCGGCTTTGTTGTCCTGCTCCGTCGTCTTCGGAAAGAGGCAGATCTTCGGGGGCTTTATTCCTGGGCTGCTAGCGGTAAGATCCGCCTGAGACTTGTCAGAGCTGGATTAATCCCCACAACCCACTGTGTTTACCACCCAAGTTTCCACCTAAAAGTATGGAAAGCAATGCCTCATCGCGGCAGGAACCCTGTTTTGCTGCACAGCTTACCGCATAGTACGAACTCTGTTCCTGGAAACTCTACCCCTGTCCCGGTGGGTCGCAGCGTTAAATGGATGTTAATTAATGCGCGCTCAATTGCCAACAAGTCTTATATCTTAAATGACTTGCTCTGTGCGGAGAagcttgattttatgtttatcTCTGAGACGTGGCAGCGTGAGAATGAAGTCTCACATCTTTTA
This window encodes:
- the LOC143413297 gene encoding serine/threonine-protein kinase pim-2-like encodes the protein MNHTMSKSWPTYTAPRPVDLNNPLGHQTEPCISTLVKMTPDGRIEGRKRRDLPERLDKSPKKSKSSGGPKPGPSHFVSGESSLKFGLLIVPSSDSSIIKRSNKRKSTSDESEGPSSKKSRTTSPEESPTQEPSETCDSPRISGTDRKEDFLEKYQELEVLGHGGFATVFSGIRIKDSFPVAIKHVQQRRLARTTMDWNGKSTDVPLEVALLIQVGAGPHDTESSITPLLLDWFDLEDELIMVFEKPENCMDLDNYLKTTDKPLSETHVKVIMKQLVDAAITMDNKGVFHRDIKPHNILIETSSEEPRVRYIDFGCGVTFTPGQRFRRNAGTRIYNSPEWFMYGFCSAEYTTAWQLGVVMYQLLHNKLPFDCDYKIINQNPPILADISNKCRDFLTGCLRKHYKDRFTLEDLRNHMWLK